The Microcebus murinus isolate Inina chromosome 9, M.murinus_Inina_mat1.0, whole genome shotgun sequence nucleotide sequence GAGGACACCAGCTCCCTACAGTGTCTCCAGTTCCCTGAGCTGGAGGCCCTGGGAATGCCTCGGGTTGGCCTGGCCCTGGCCAGGCTTGGTGTGTACGGGGCCCTGGTCCTCACCTTCTTTgtccccctgcctctcctcctggcCTGGTGCAACGGTGATGAAGGAGAGTGGCAGCTGGCAGTGGGCTTCCTGGCAGTGGCCTCCACGCTGCTGGCCAGTGGCCTTGGCCTCTTCCTCTCCTATGTGTGGAAGTGGCTCAGTCTCTCTCTCCTGGGGCCTGGGTTTCTAGCTCTGGGCAGTGCCCAGGCCTTGCTTATCCTCTTGCTAATGGCCACAGCTGTGTTCCCTCCCAGGGCCAAGAAAGACAAGAGCCAGCTTGAGAGCTGCTAGTCCTGTCTAGAGGCTCATGAGATTGCAATGGTTCAGCTCCAACCACTTGGAGAAGGTGGCGTGTCTGCTCAGCCATCTCGTTTCATAGCTAATGCTGATCTCAAGCTCCGGCAGATGGATCCCACCGCAGAGCAGGTGGGGCCCTGGCATCAAGGAGGCCGAGAGGCAGTAAGGGAGGCTGGAGCACCTGCAGCTTCTTATATAGGACTGTCTGTCCTTCAGGACTTCCAAGAACACTATAAAACCACGCAGCTCATTGTCACACGAATTCCTGCTTTAATTAACTGATCTGAGCAACTCCTACTCTAGTCTCAGGAGTGGGGTAAGAGGTAAGGATTTCTGTCCCAGGCTGATTAGCCAAATGCCaaactggagcccagaagttttaTGGCTACAAATGGGGATAGTAAAAGGAAGAGCACTGTGGTGTCCCTCAGGCCCACGTTACCAAGCTTCTGCTCCCCGATCTGCAGTGAGTGGGCCGAGATGAGCCCCCTTCTGGGATTCTGCTGCCAAAGGCCCAGGAATGATCAGAAGGACTCCACAAAGACAgaacacatgggcacaaagagaagcCTTGGCGGCTTTGAAGGCTCCCCTGAAAAGGCCCTGGACCTGAAAGAGCAGTCACTGGTAAATCATTCCTGTGATGAGACCCAGAAGTACACCAAATCCTGGACAAGGGAAGGTGACCAGGATGCCGCATCCCTTCACTTCTCAACTGGAACTGGGAGGGATGTAAGCATGACTTACACATTGGGGAATTTTGTGCATTTTTCAGCACCTGTATATTGGAAAACCTGTATGGCAAATGACTTACTCTATGCCTGCCAAAAGCCACAGCGAATACAGAGAACACGTTTCTACATGGGCTCTGGTGTAATCTCTCGTCCTTGGTGCCTCGTCCACGCTCCTGTCCCACTATTGCTTTACAGCTGCCCAGGGGCCAACGTGCAGGCCACCAGGTGGAAGGCAGGCCCGGGAGGCCTGTCTGGCTTCCTGGCCTGTGCACTGTGACCTTCAAGCTCCCAGACAGGGCAGAGAACTGTGGGCAGCTGGTCTGCCTTCCACGCTGGTTAGAGGGCTGAGAGCTCACTGATTGATCACCTTGTGAtgggaactatttttaaaataggcttcCTCCTCAGGATAGATCATGCTGACTAAACTGTAGGAATTACACCATAATAGCAGCCATACTGTTCTTTGAAAAGTATTGTCTCTTTGGTTCCAAAAAGTTAGACCACTGTATGACCTCCTGTTCCCTGGAACCTGGTAACTGAATAAAACAGATGATTGTTTAATAAAACCCAGATGCTGTGAGTGGGAGAGGGCACAGTGCAGAGATGAATTACAATGAGAACTCAATTTGAGTCCTCCCTTCCACACACTCAAAACGACAGCCCCAAGGCCCAGGCGTCCTGGGGCTCCTGGCCCAAGGTGAAGCTGCCAGGCCCAGGGAGACGCAGAGGTGGGAGCACAGATGGCTCCCTCTACACCCTGGGGACAgcccccagcagcccctgcagAAGTCCAGCTGTCCTCCAGCTGCTCTCAGCAGAAAGTCCAGTTAGCAGCTCATCCCTTAGCTGAAAAATATCTCCCTGACGTATTTTAACACATCCTCGTCCTCCTTGGGGCTCCTGCTGCAGGCAGCGTCAGAAcgccctggccctggggacgGGCTGCGGCCTGGGTCATGGGTGTCTTTCCCACTGTCCTCTTCCTCACTGCCGCTCCCGGAACTCGTGTGAGGGGACACAGAGCAGGTGGGGGAGAGCTCCGGCTTATCAGCGCCCACTGGAGACGGCTTTTCCTGTTTGCGGCTCTGTGGAGTAGAAGAGGCGGCAGGCTTTATAGCGTACAGGCTTTATTTCCCTCACGTACTGGCTTGTCTGTCAGTGACGTAGGACGTACCCAGAAGCAACTGCCAAGCAGCgagtggccaggccaggccctgctccCAAACCGTGAGCACCCTCTCTTCACCctactcccccaccccaaccaccTCGTCGCAGCCCTTGAAGAAATCAACCAACTCGGGAGGGAAGCAGGCAGGGGCATGAGGAACAGCTGagtagaaagcaaaaagaaacaaatagaaaaaatgggTCTGGAAAGGCAGGGTGACAGAATGGAAGGAGCCCAGGACACAAAACCTGGGTGTGGGCCCACACTTGGTCACTTATTAGCTATGGAACTACGGAAAAGTCTCAGAGCCAATTTCCTGGGGATAATAGAATCTGAAATAACTATACCCCAGGGTTATcacgaggattaaatgagataatacacgaTATTGAAGCCCCTATAAACTATAAAGTGCTGTACAACATTAAGGCGATGCAGTAATTACTACTCCAGGAAGCCAGGAAACTGCAGTGGCCTTGTGCACAGGAGAGATGGGGTGGCTAAGAGTCCATCTCACCCAACTGAGACCCTTTCTGCAAACACAAACAGGTAAACACTTGCATCCCTCCTCATGCACACTGCCACGGTCGCCCCAAACAGACACTCTCCTCGAGTACCCACACCCTCCCGGGTGGGGTCCAGCCCCACAGCACAGCCCTCAGGGCTTCCCACAGGGGCAGAGGCTGAGAGGAGAGCTGGGCAAGGCCGGGTGGGGAGAGGCTGACAGAGGAGGGTTCCCGCGGAAGCCACGTCTCTTTTATTGCTGGACCAAGGCCTAGCCCAGGTTCTGCCCATGAAGAGCTTCCGGTCCCGAGAGGAAGAAGAGACACAGGTGACTTTACCTCAATCAGGACCCCCAGAGCGACGTCTACCAGTTCCGCCTCACTCATGCAGTACACAGTCCTCACCGCGGGCGGTCTGAAACCAAGACACAAAGCCACAGATGGGGACAGAGGGTCTCAGGTCTCacggggaggagaaagagaacaagACGACAGCAACAGGGTCTCGTCCCCCAGCCTTCCCACCAAGATGAGGGCACCGGCGCCTCTGAGCTGAGGGGCTTCCTTGGGCACAAATACGACTTCCTCATCCTTGCAGGCCGGTGACTGGCACAGGGGTTCACGGAGACAACACTGGGGGCTGCTCACCCTCTGCCAACTCCCCATGAGGAGGGAAATAGGGAATGGTGGCTGGCTCCCGAGAGCGAGCGGGCAGGGCCGTCAGGCTGAGACTGGACTGCAACGTGCCCAGATGCATGAACACATTTAGGGGAAGACTGCAGCAGTCCCAGAGGGACGGCTGGTCAGCTAAGAAACCTTAGAAAAGAAGGGGCCAGAGAGGGAGCCCTGGGCGCCCAGTGCCCTGCCAGGAGGGTAGCAGGGATGTTCCTCCCACCGGATGCCTGTGGCCTGAGACCCATCTCCACAAACTGCTGCCCCTCAACCCACCCATCCCCTGCTGCTGCTTTCCCACTGGCCCCGCCACCTGCTGCTCTCCTGTGTGTCCCTAAAGGTCTGCCCACACACAGGGGGAGCAGGAGACCCAACACTCTGGTCCATGGATTTGCCCGCTTGATGTTAGAATACAATTTTGATGCAAAGGAAGAGACTGGTATCTTGGACAACTGCCCTCTGAGAGCGTGGCTGACGTCTGTGTGCTGACAACCGAAGGCCTGACGGCAGGGCATGGACCAACGCAGAGGCAGAAGCGAGCACCTGTCTGGGAGGGGAcagctctctctgcctcctgcctgcgcCCACTACACCTCCTAAGAGCTCAAGGAGAGACTGTTAGATTGAACTGCCCACCCACCTCGCTGTTCTGCCCACACTGATGACCGGGCCCAGTGACTGGGAGCCCCCATCCCCCAACTCTGGGTTTCCCCTGGGAGCCCTCTGACCAAAGGTTGTCCCACCTTGCTGCTGCCACCGGCACCGCTGCCATTCTCCTCCTCTTGGGGGTCTTGACCGGCGCCACTCTCTTCTCAGCCTCTGAGGCTGTCATCCATGAGGGAAGGACCCTCTTTTTATTCTCAGATTTTAAGCTTTCCATCTCTGTACCTTTTTCACAAAGAGGAATCAGGACCTAAGCTTAATGACCTGCTTTTCTAATTCAGAAAAGCAAATCCCACTCTCTTATCACACCGGGAATTATAGGTCTATTTGTCCATGATGGGAGTCAACCTTTAAATCTTACAAAGAACAAAGTACAGTGAATTCTAATAAGCTAGAATACTTCCAGTCATCAGCCAGTCACTAGGCAGGGCAGGCCAGAGGTGACCCAGAGGGTGAGCAGGGTTAGACTCAGATGGCCGCTGGCAGGCAGGTGTGGGTAGAGGGCGGCACAATGGGCTTGGGAGACAGGGCCCTGGGACCTGCACCCGTGCCAGGTGCCCCACACAGGCAGCTAGAGACAAGCAGAAATGCCTCCCAGCAGCCTCCTCTCCTCAGCAATGGGGTCAGCAAGGGAGACAGACGAACACCCTCCccagggaaaggaggagaggtGGCAGAGCCCTTTAAAGTCCCTTGCCTCACCACCCTAAATGCCACTGTCCCCAGGGTGCCCAGCATACCTAACCCCTAAAACACTTCTCAGTGACTGCTCCCTCATCTGCCCCAACTCCAGATACTCATTTTCTCTCCAAGGATGGTCTCGGGGTTTCTTGTAACTGAGCCACTGAGCCACTTGGACCATccgggttttttgttttttttagacaacatctccctctgttgctcaggctggagctcACTACAACCTAGAACTCctgcctcctgggctcaagcaatcctccagcctcagcctgggactacaggctcgtgccaccacactccactaatttttaaattttttgtagagacaggtcttgctatgttacacaggctggtctagaactcctggcctgagGCCATTTTGATTCACAATAAGGTTTCACTGGCCAATATACCTCTCCTTTTACCTAAAGATACTTCCAATTGGTGAAACTTTACCAGCAGTAGGGGATAGGGAGCGTAACTACACTGGGCAGAATCCCAAGTCCCTGATTTGCAGAATCCACCCCTCCTTCATCGCGGAACCGGCAGCCTCTGCTCTAACTTGGCGTCGTCTCTCTTCCCTACCTGTTGTTCTGCCTCAGCCCTTCAGTCCTGAAGCCCAGTCCCCACCCAGAGAGAAGGGGCTGTGACAATGGGACTAGGTCTCTGCCTTCCGCTTGGGAATCAACCCAGAAGCTCCTAAGATCTTACTGAAACAAAGGTTTGCCCAGAAAAAGGTAGTCAGCAAAAAATAAGACAGTCCTCTCTGAGTCATAATTTGACAATTTATTGCTCACCCAGGATAGCTGCTTacagcttaagaaaaaaattagcaggccaCCGTCCACACCTGTCCGGCCAGAGCATAGACCCTTGCCAATGTGCCTTCATTTCTGTCAGAATTCAGACGGTGATAACGGTTATTCCGGCCGTTTAATGACCAACAGAGCGCAAAGTGTTGTAGTCTATGCAGGCAGAAACTTGCCCCTGAGGTGGATATTTAGTGCGTTCTACAAAAAGGAACTGAGACTTAGTTAATTAGAACATGGGcacagaagtctgaaatcagtcaTCCAGGAGTAACAGGCAGGTCCTACAGGCTCCgacccctgcctgcccgccccGCTTCGCGGCCGCAAGGGAGGGCCGCAGCATCTCCCGGAAGCACGTCCTCCGGAGCTCAGTGCTCACAGGATGTCGAGCCCCGTGGGACCCTGGAAAACCTCATCCCAAGCTCCCCGCTACTTGGATGAAACGGAGGCCCCGCACGAACGCGATCTGCCAGCATCGCTAGTTCGCAGCCCGCCGCTCGCTCCCCGGACAGGTCACTGCGCTCGCACCGACCCGCAGTGCCGCCCTGCGCGGGGAGCCGAGGCTGCAGAAGGGAGCACGCGGCGGAAGCACCCACGCGAGGCCACGCTGCCCAGGCCCGGGGACTGGCTGCACCGACTCCTTCGACCCGGCCCCAGGCCCGGGCGCTCGGGGCAGGACGGCTCTCCGCCCGAGGCCAGGCCCGCCGCCGGTGGCGCGCTCCTCCGGCCCGGCGCCCTGCCTCCCCCGGGCCCCGCGCCCCCTTCTTGGCTTCCGGAGCGCAGCCGAGACGCCGATCCGGGCCGGTCGTGCGACCCGTGTCCCCGAGACCCCAGAGCCCCGTGACCCCGGCCCAGCCC carries:
- the TMEM140 gene encoding transmembrane protein 140, which gives rise to MAISRPQWRHDLPFLSILILAVVVLSLLFYALLWKAGNLTDLPNLRIGFYNFCLWNEDTSSLQCLQFPELEALGMPRVGLALARLGVYGALVLTFFVPLPLLLAWCNGDEGEWQLAVGFLAVASTLLASGLGLFLSYVWKWLSLSLLGPGFLALGSAQALLILLLMATAVFPPRAKKDKSQLESC
- the CYREN gene encoding cell cycle regulator of non-homologous end joining; this translates as MESLKSENKKRVLPSWMTASEAEKRVAPVKTPKRRRMAAVPVAAARPPAVRTVYCMSEAELVDVALGVLIESRKQEKPSPVGADKPELSPTCSVSPHTSSGSGSEEEDSGKDTHDPGRSPSPGPGRSDAACSRSPKEDEDVLKYVREIFFS